The DNA window ctttaatcagcagtgattaactgctgctgctgccatcattaCTGCAACTCATGTGgaactgcacaacaagatttcagctaataAATGTCCACTGCTTCCCTTGTTTACAAAGACCAAATTTTAAACAGATGATAGCTAGGGAAGGCATCTGACACTTCAAGAAACGGTCCCCTTTAAGAATCTAAAcacaaatcaaaatttaaaaaaactgaggcCTAAATCTAGAGGAGCCCCATTGCACTATCTTCTTGTCTCTAACTTATGAATCAGGTCCAAGAAGAGAGCAACATATACATGTGGCTCAACTGAAATCAGCTAAAGCAGTAATGACTGCGAAAACAACAGAACCATTTCAATTGAACTGAACTCTGTCAAGGAAACAGCAAAGGACAGGGAAGATAAAAGACTACTATAGAACATTGAATATTAATGTCCTATTAGAAATAGATGTTAAATTAGTCAGTCAGACCACACTAAAATATTCTGagcaaataaaacattccctcaTTAATCAGCCAGTAACTGAAACCACCCACAAATAGTTATAAACACAGTGGATTGTTCTAAGTGGATACCTGCTGTGGCACATATGTATATCCCCTAAACATGGATGTGTTTTCTCCTTTAGAATGTTTATGCACATCTGATCGGTTTGTTATGGCAAATTTGCTAACGTTTCTTTGACTGGGTAATAGCCCACATGCTGTACAAGAGACTTGTTTTGTCAGTCCTTGAAACAATTATCTGCTGCTAAATAATAGTGGTAGCTTCATTTCTATCAAGTGTTAGCTCCGAACAGCCATGATCCTTGGCAGATAGCTTGTTCCAACATCTGCTTCCCCTCTGTAAAAAGGAAGCAATGGCCATATCTCTTCCAGAGTTTGTGTGACACTATAGTACTACTACTGTAGATACTTTGTAAATTAGGAGTCTGAATTAATATTTcaattgaccttgagccagtatTACTTCATCAAGGAACATCCCGTTTAATATCAGTGACACCATCGTGGAGTATGTGTGCCTTCTTTTTAGCTAATGCATCATAAAAAGTTGCTGAAGCTATTATAGTACAATGCAGTTTTTAATTTATACTatattttgaaatgctggaaataAGATCAAGCCTCATCAAAATATGATGAAGCATAACACAAAAGGTTGTGTATGAGACTCAACTAGGAAGAGTTACAAATGTAGTCACCTCCAACCTTGAAAGGATTAAAAATGTCAGTCATCAATAGCGTAATGTTTACTCCAGATTCAGCATCACATCAAAGCTTCCTATAGTAGGGGTAGCAGCCACTCTCTGAAAGCAAGCAGGCAACCTGACAACATAAAGAGACTTATCTTGCTTCTCTGACTGCCAGAACTGACACCATGAAGGCAACACAGCCTTACAGGCTGAGATGCTTAAGATAACAAGAAAGGAACAAACAGGAGCATGCTAGATCAAGCAAAGCTACAGCTGCAGCCTTCATGGGTGAAAAGGGAAGCTGCAAACAAAACTGTCTCATTCAGAGTTACAGGAAACCGCTGTCAATGTACTTTCAATTActgctgctcccccaccccccatgggttACGTGTTCTGCGGAAGGTATGACCACAACATTGCAACTTCTCATTtgttttgaataaatggaacttttgGTTTTACAGCTTGCAATGTCTTGCGGAAGAGGCAAGCTGTGTTTACTTAGAGCACCTGTCAAACAGTTTAGTGGACTGTCCTACTTAGTGACTAAAACCCACGCAAATAGAACAAGTGTTGCCAAACAAGGGAGTGTCTCATGTCCCCCAAACGGAGGATCTTCGTCTTAAGGTAGCTGTAACTAACGAAAGTGAATAATGCTGGACCTATGAAGGCTAAAAGGCCAGGTTTGGGAGACTTTGTATTGATTTCATTAAGCTGAAAGTTCAAAATAAAGTTCTAAGTCTGACCTTGCCATTGCCTTTTGTTAACAGCATGgtgatatttttaaatgctttgatGGCTTGGGTAAGAAGAATGGTGAGAACTCTTGCCTACTTCAGTGGTGGAGCCATATCAGAGCCATAGATTTATAGAACATCACACTCCTGAAAATGATGgatttgtgcatttttattttacactAATGGAAAAGAACTTGCAAGACTAAAGAAACAAAACCTTTGAATGCTTGCTTGTCAACGTCAGAAGGTGTTTATAACAAATGCCTAGGTGCTTGCTCTCCAATGTAGTTTGGCCATGTAGAATTGACTTTCATGTAGTGCTTAGGTGAACCGTACCTCTGTTCAGAGAAGCTTAAGTCCAACACTGTTAGATATCACAAAGAAGGGAACTCTTGAGTTGAACATTGAGAAACTTCTTCACATGCTGCATTCAGTTGTTTACGGGCTGGAACAGACTTGCAGCAAAAAATCAGCTATTTATGTTTACTATATCAAAGCTGTATTCGCTAATATAAGTGACTTTGGACCTCCCGTATTGGCAAGAGCATCAATGCTACTTCTCAAGATACAAAAATCTATAGTTTGGACCAGGCAGACCAAGATAAGCAGCAATCTGAGAAAAAGCCACTTTTCAGATCTATCgggcaaaacatattttgttGATCTCCTTCATAACATCCTCAAGTGGCACAGAGTAAGCCAAGCAACGTTGAGGACCAAATGCATTCAGGTGAGAAGTTCATGTGTTCAATTAGCTTGGCACTATTTGCTGCAGCAGCCAAGAACATATCTATATGCTTGTGGGGTGCAAGCTGTGTTTATAAGCTGTAAGGTGATAAACTCAAGCCTACAACTCAAGCCTATGTACATTTTTGCAGAAACCCTGCTCACTTCCTAGTCAGTGTGCCCAGGGTGACTGCCTTGTCTCATCAGAACGCCTGTTTACACTGGGAAGGAAATAGATACATACCTTTTGCTGAATCCCATCTTACTGAAAATCTTAAGAGAATCTTGCATTTGAAGAACAATGGAAAGGCATCAAACCTTTCTGCAGAGTAGTTAACCTGCTCCTAATGGTCATGTTACATTGATCCTAGTAAATGCGAATTGGACAGGATATCCATCAGGTGAGAAATGCAGTTTGTTTTTGTCTTGTGTTTTAATCAGTGGATTAGGAAAACCACTTTAAATTTGTTACATCCTTGTTCATCAGGAAACCATGTAAACATTAATCCTCTGGATTTATTCACAGCTCTTGTTTGTTTGATGTCACTTCTGCACATTTTCCTCATTTTTAGGAATTACTGGACCCTTGCGTTATTTCCACATCATGGCCAATTTTTAAAGGTATTAAAgtgatgtatcaaatgtgtgggTCTGGGCTCCTCAGGCATATATATACCCGATTGATCTTCATCCATCCATAACTGCTATCAGGCTTGTCCCTGCATCAGTGCTCCCTCTGCTTATCCCTTTCAATGCTTATCCTTTACATTAAATCCACTGGGACTAAAAATAGTTGAACTGATCCTATGCAAGCACGACAAGAGATTAAATTAAAATGCCAAGATAGGAAACAATTTATTATAGAGAGAAGAAAAGTTTCTCATCCAAAATATAGAAATCTGTACAACTTTGCCACAATCAATATACATGAACTGTACAAATTTACACCAGTTCATAAtttaccaaaaaggaaaaaaaacggaTGACTAACAAAGTTCACAAAATAGTTGGTAGTTTGTGGAAAAGACTTTTACCCAATTAAGTACAAGGAAATTACAAACCAGACCTCCACTTTCTAAAAATAAGAGGTTTACTCAGTCTTAGAAAACTACAAGCTAGCAAATGTATAGATAGCTGGCTGGTAAAACACACCACAATTCAGACAGTGTCTTTATACGGTCTCTCTCAAGCCTGTTGGCATAACAGATCCTGTTTGCTTGCTACCTTGAAGGCCAATACACAACTGAGACCTGAACATTTCTTCCCAGTTCACGCCCACTAAGTGTGACTTATGTACAGTTTACACACACTGTTAAGTGCTAGATAAAAGTTATCAGGTAAAATTTCCAGTACTACCATGTTTGGAACAAACCTTGTTACTGAGCTGCCAAAAACGGtaacatttttttcccaaaaaaataaTGTATAGTGCAAATTTACTCTGCAACCTTAACAGCAGAGAATGATTTTATAGCAATAGAGATTTCAGCTGAATGAACTGGTgatttttggaaaacaaaaggaagaagaagaaaaaaagttaagCAAGACACCTGGGAGAAAACTGCAGCCTTCCTGGGACAACTTCACACTTTAGGAAAGAAAGTAATCTTTACTCACAGGCTATTAAAATCACTGAAAGGTACTGTTGAAACTATGGCACTGCCACTATTAAAATAAAGTTTACCACTCTATGTTGTGCCAGGTCTTCACAGCTGTGACATGGTTTAAATTCCATAATCCATCCCCAGAGGAGCCCACCCAAAGTAAAAACCAAATttatccatccattttaagatGATCCATCCATAGGTTATATATCTTTAACCTGATACAGTCATCATATTGTAGCTCTTGGAGGGGCTGGTTCTGCCCAAGAGAAGTTCTTCCTTACAGCTTATTCTGCTGTCTACCATTTGCATGCTGGTGCTATTTTGGCTAGCTCCTGCTGGTGTGGCTTCATACAGCACACAGATTGAGCCATCCTCTCCAATACGATAGGATACCTCGTAAGGGTCGACCCAAAGAGTGAGTTCACTTGGAAGGAGACGGAAGAGTTCCTGTCCGCTGAGTCCAATGCGCTGCGCTGCCTGTCCAATTAGGGGATCCATTTTATGGTTGATTCGGATACAACGGTAACCCGATCCTTTGCATGGCTTTTCAGGGAACCAATGGTGTTTATAGTGTTCTAtagaacaaagaaaaagcaacTAAGGTCACACTTGGCTCCATACACAAACAATtccaaaatgtgtgcattttatatGTATACACCTGAACAGTAAATCTTAGaccatggggtggtggtggtggaataccACAGATAAGCATTTTAGATCTATTACCTAAACGACCTAAAATACTTATTTGAGACCATGAATTTCTCCAACCTGGCCTAGAAGCAACAGCAGGGCTGGAGAAACAGAGGCACTTCCATTCCAGTTCTTTTTCTAATGAAACAGATTGACCTATCAATGCATGTATGTGAAAGAGCCTCCCTCCAAAGTGGAAGGAGAAAATGACAACAGAACTGGGCAAGCTAAATATCAGATATCAAGACGTTGAACATTCAGAGCCA is part of the Pogona vitticeps strain Pit_001003342236 chromosome 5, PviZW2.1, whole genome shotgun sequence genome and encodes:
- the BTG1 gene encoding protein BTG1; this translates as MHPALYTRANMIREIAAAVGFISKFLRTKGLMNERQLQTFSQSLQELLAEHYKHHWFPEKPCKGSGYRCIRINHKMDPLIGQAAQRIGLSGQELFRLLPSELTLWVDPYEVSYRIGEDGSICVLYEATPAGASQNSTSMQMVDSRISCKEELLLGRTSPSKSYNMMTVSG